In one Myxococcus xanthus genomic region, the following are encoded:
- a CDS encoding protein kinase domain-containing protein, with protein MQIGKYQLVRKLASGGMAEVFLAKAAGPRGFEKTLVLKRILPHLAEDAAFVEMFLGEARLAAQLEHPNIVQIFDFGEAEGSFFLAMEFIDGPNLRKLVKRAAEEALPPAFCAKVVAAAAEGLAYAHEFRDVETGEPLGLIHRDVSPDNILVSRQGAVKVVDFGIAKVAGQGHRTLTGVVKGKVAYMPPEQLQAKAMDRRVDVYALGVVLYELLTGKRPFDATTDVSVMQAILFESFIPVSARRPDVPVALQQVLDKALAKDRERRYADCRALQDDLERFVLSTGEPVGAYQIAQRIAQWVPEVAAAPAMTPSQGGSKGAVASQAKADARSASMVSPPVDSTSPTTPMPRSLVAPVEVPADSTSPTTPMPVAIGGVVQALEPRSSPQQDTLQSYPVVVKTPALRADASARGASRPRAQSRASGVKVQAPQARDEDVVAMAAASSPPSGGASPAPTTPEDADDAVHTRSTEYAATVPSGRPGGRIAGIVGAVVALLVGGAVTVMRGDDSEVSPVRVNPPPLTHLPREPAVPSQGGRNVPQEKPAANVNAGARDSNDGAQAKPQVSTDVSVVPQEPHVARDATTPEAGLPTVKDAPPENGGAASKEGSAVVAKREPAKASGDPEPNPSRVRERAPTQKVAAVAKGRLEFRIRPYAVVSLDGKVLGQTPFAAVEVPEGRHTVRLVNKELGKDVTRTVDVKAGQATVFKLNLEAE; from the coding sequence ATGCAAATCGGGAAGTACCAACTGGTGCGAAAGCTTGCGTCAGGCGGCATGGCGGAGGTCTTCCTGGCGAAGGCCGCGGGGCCACGCGGCTTCGAGAAGACGCTTGTGCTCAAGCGCATCCTTCCGCACCTGGCGGAGGACGCGGCCTTTGTAGAGATGTTCCTGGGCGAGGCGCGGCTGGCGGCGCAGCTCGAGCACCCGAACATCGTGCAAATTTTCGACTTCGGTGAGGCCGAGGGCAGCTTCTTCCTGGCCATGGAGTTCATTGACGGCCCGAACCTGCGCAAGCTGGTGAAGCGGGCCGCAGAGGAAGCGCTGCCCCCCGCCTTCTGCGCGAAGGTGGTGGCGGCCGCGGCGGAGGGGTTGGCGTACGCGCACGAGTTCCGTGACGTGGAGACGGGCGAGCCGCTGGGCTTGATTCATCGCGACGTGAGCCCGGACAACATCCTGGTGTCGCGGCAGGGCGCGGTGAAGGTGGTGGACTTCGGCATCGCGAAGGTGGCGGGGCAGGGGCACCGGACGCTGACGGGCGTGGTGAAGGGCAAGGTGGCGTACATGCCGCCCGAGCAGCTCCAGGCGAAGGCCATGGATCGGCGGGTGGATGTCTACGCGCTCGGGGTGGTGCTGTACGAACTGCTCACGGGGAAGCGGCCGTTCGATGCGACGACGGACGTGAGCGTGATGCAGGCGATTCTGTTCGAGTCGTTCATCCCGGTGTCGGCGCGGCGGCCGGATGTGCCCGTGGCGTTGCAGCAGGTGCTCGACAAGGCGCTCGCGAAGGACCGGGAGCGGCGGTACGCGGACTGCCGGGCGTTGCAGGACGACCTGGAGCGGTTCGTGTTGTCGACGGGCGAGCCGGTGGGCGCGTATCAGATTGCCCAGCGCATCGCGCAGTGGGTGCCGGAGGTGGCTGCGGCTCCGGCGATGACGCCGTCGCAGGGAGGCAGCAAGGGAGCGGTGGCGTCGCAGGCGAAGGCGGATGCCCGGAGCGCGTCCATGGTGTCGCCGCCGGTGGATTCGACGTCGCCGACGACGCCGATGCCCCGGTCGCTCGTTGCACCCGTGGAGGTGCCGGCGGATTCGACGTCGCCGACGACGCCCATGCCGGTTGCCATCGGTGGCGTGGTTCAGGCGTTGGAGCCGCGCTCCTCCCCGCAGCAGGACACGCTTCAGTCGTACCCGGTGGTCGTGAAGACGCCCGCGCTTCGGGCGGATGCGTCAGCGCGTGGAGCGTCCCGGCCCAGGGCGCAGTCCCGGGCCTCGGGGGTGAAGGTACAGGCGCCGCAGGCGCGTGACGAAGACGTGGTGGCGATGGCGGCTGCTTCGTCGCCGCCATCAGGAGGCGCTTCACCGGCGCCTACGACTCCCGAGGATGCGGACGACGCCGTGCATACGCGGAGCACGGAGTACGCCGCGACGGTGCCGTCAGGGCGGCCAGGAGGGCGGATTGCCGGCATCGTCGGGGCCGTGGTTGCGCTGTTGGTGGGCGGCGCTGTCACCGTGATGCGGGGTGATGATTCAGAGGTCTCGCCCGTTCGTGTGAATCCACCGCCGCTCACGCACTTGCCGCGCGAGCCTGCGGTGCCGAGCCAAGGCGGCAGGAACGTGCCGCAGGAGAAACCGGCCGCGAACGTGAATGCAGGTGCTCGGGATTCGAATGATGGGGCACAAGCGAAGCCGCAGGTTTCGACGGACGTCTCCGTGGTGCCGCAGGAACCGCACGTCGCACGGGATGCCACCACGCCCGAAGCAGGGCTTCCCACTGTGAAGGATGCTCCGCCTGAGAACGGCGGAGCGGCTTCGAAGGAGGGGAGCGCTGTCGTGGCGAAGCGTGAGCCCGCGAAGGCGTCTGGGGATCCAGAGCCGAATCCATCGCGGGTCCGTGAAAGGGCACCGACTCAGAAGGTGGCGGCTGTTGCAAAGGGGCGCCTGGAGTTCCGCATCCGTCCGTATGCCGTGGTGTCGTTGGACGGGAAGGTACTGGGGCAGACGCCGTTCGCCGCAGTTGAGGTACCCGAGGGACGACACACCGTCCGGCTCGTCAACAAGGAACTGGGCAAGGACGTGACCCGGACCGTTGATGTGAAGGCAGGCCAGGCCACTGTGTTCAAGCTCAATCTCGAAGCGGAGTGA
- a CDS encoding serine/threonine-protein kinase, with protein sequence MPLKVIGPYRVLETLGSGGAGTVYRALDRRTTDEVALKLLSAGPARDARAARRLAREFDTLVDLSHPNVVKVFESGVHQGVPYLAMELIEGLTLRHYLDLSSGDRQTPPGSHTPRSPLSVLRTADDDFGPLSRSFSDSMDDSEDSPFDGTFGLEAFAEEAPSEDLESFASSASPHVGIGSDDSLEGFDLPPPMPRPAEPEEEPGRVVREEDLNRPERMGRLKDAMLQICEALAYIHGHGLVHRDLKPSNIMVDDDRQVRLMDFGLAKFLADDAAITEAGKLVGTYRYMAPEQILGEPLDGRADLYSLGVILYELLSGRPPFDAKTPHELWRQVLETEPPPVLALNLHGDPQLARVAHRLIRKEPDDRFQTAEEVYEALSE encoded by the coding sequence ATGCCCCTGAAGGTCATCGGTCCCTACCGCGTTCTGGAGACGCTTGGCAGTGGCGGGGCAGGAACCGTTTATCGGGCCCTGGACCGCCGCACCACCGACGAGGTCGCGCTGAAGCTGCTTTCAGCCGGCCCCGCGCGGGATGCTCGTGCCGCGCGCAGACTCGCCCGTGAGTTCGACACACTCGTGGACCTGTCTCACCCCAACGTCGTGAAGGTGTTCGAGTCCGGCGTGCACCAGGGAGTGCCGTACCTGGCCATGGAGCTCATCGAGGGCCTCACCCTCCGCCACTACCTCGACCTGAGCAGCGGCGACCGGCAAACCCCTCCGGGCAGCCACACGCCGCGCAGCCCCTTGTCCGTCCTCCGGACCGCGGACGACGACTTCGGCCCCTTGAGCCGGAGCTTCTCCGATTCGATGGATGACTCGGAGGACAGCCCGTTTGACGGCACCTTCGGCCTGGAGGCCTTCGCGGAGGAGGCACCCAGCGAGGACCTCGAGAGCTTCGCCTCCAGTGCCAGCCCGCACGTGGGCATCGGCTCGGATGATTCGCTGGAGGGCTTCGACCTGCCGCCCCCCATGCCGCGCCCCGCGGAGCCCGAGGAGGAGCCGGGGCGCGTGGTCCGCGAAGAGGACCTCAACCGGCCCGAACGCATGGGACGTCTCAAGGACGCCATGCTCCAGATTTGCGAAGCCCTGGCCTACATCCACGGCCACGGCCTGGTTCACCGCGACCTCAAGCCGTCCAACATCATGGTGGACGATGACCGGCAGGTCCGGCTGATGGACTTCGGGCTCGCCAAGTTCCTGGCGGACGACGCGGCCATCACCGAGGCCGGCAAGCTGGTGGGCACCTACCGGTACATGGCGCCGGAGCAGATTCTGGGCGAGCCCCTGGATGGACGCGCCGACCTGTACAGCCTGGGGGTCATCCTCTATGAGCTGCTCAGCGGGCGGCCCCCCTTCGACGCGAAGACGCCGCACGAGCTCTGGCGCCAGGTGCTGGAGACGGAGCCGCCCCCCGTGCTGGCGCTGAACCTTCATGGGGACCCGCAGCTCGCGCGCGTCGCCCACCGCCTCATCCGCAAGGAGCCGGACGACCGGTTCCAGACGGCCGAGGAAGTCTACGAGGCCCTGTCCGAGTGA
- a CDS encoding RluA family pseudouridine synthase, translating into MNPSKLHTLTVDADKAGQRVDLFIGEALGLSRARLKRLFEAGAVKVNGRPAKKGLTLTAGQHIAVEVEEESREAVPDADFPLTVLHEDDSLVFVDKPAGRPSHPLQSGETGTVANALVARYPECALASLDAREGGLCHRLDVETSGVVVAARTRDAWNAVREAFGSRAVDKRYLALVTGPLTDEGDIDLPLRHHPRHPDRVEPAPYGAEDARDAVSKFTVLSRSGEFSVVEVKILTGVLHQVRAHLAGIGAPIVGDSLYGGREAPELGRFFLHARSLGLTHPQTRRNMTVHSPLPPELRAELERRGLPLPRGEQRD; encoded by the coding sequence GTGAATCCCTCCAAGCTGCACACCCTCACCGTGGACGCCGACAAGGCGGGCCAGCGGGTGGACCTCTTCATTGGTGAAGCGCTGGGCCTGTCTCGCGCGCGGCTCAAGCGCCTCTTCGAGGCGGGCGCGGTGAAGGTGAATGGCCGCCCCGCGAAGAAGGGCCTCACGCTCACCGCCGGGCAGCACATCGCCGTCGAGGTGGAAGAAGAGTCCCGCGAGGCCGTGCCCGACGCGGACTTCCCGCTCACCGTGCTGCACGAGGACGACTCGCTCGTGTTCGTGGACAAGCCCGCGGGCCGGCCGTCCCACCCCCTGCAGTCCGGAGAAACGGGCACGGTGGCCAACGCGCTGGTGGCCCGCTATCCCGAATGCGCTCTGGCCTCGCTGGACGCGCGCGAGGGCGGCCTGTGCCACCGGCTGGACGTGGAGACCTCTGGCGTCGTCGTGGCCGCGCGGACGCGGGACGCGTGGAACGCCGTGCGCGAGGCCTTTGGCAGCCGCGCCGTGGACAAGCGCTACCTGGCGCTGGTGACAGGGCCACTGACGGACGAGGGCGACATCGACCTGCCCCTGCGTCACCACCCCCGGCATCCGGACCGCGTGGAGCCCGCGCCCTACGGGGCCGAGGACGCCCGGGACGCGGTGTCGAAGTTCACCGTGCTATCGCGCTCGGGTGAGTTCAGCGTGGTGGAGGTGAAGATTCTCACCGGCGTGCTGCACCAGGTGCGCGCGCACCTCGCGGGCATTGGCGCCCCCATCGTCGGCGACAGCCTCTACGGCGGACGAGAGGCCCCAGAACTGGGCCGCTTCTTCCTGCACGCCCGCTCCCTGGGCCTGACGCACCCACAGACGCGGCGGAACATGACGGTCCACAGCCCCCTGCCCCCGGAGCTGCGCGCGGAACTGGAGCGGCGCGGCCTGCCCCTGCCCCGCGGTGAGCAGCGGGACTGA
- a CDS encoding secondary thiamine-phosphate synthase enzyme YjbQ: MKSLTEYLWFETPRRRELVRLTDTVTALVRKSGIQEGMVLVSAMHITAGVFVNDDEPGLHEDIWEWLQHLAPAGPDYRHHRTGEDNGDAHLKSLLVHHQVIIPVTGGKLDLGPWQQVFYAEFDGQRRKRVIVKVMGE, encoded by the coding sequence ATGAAGAGCCTGACGGAGTACCTGTGGTTCGAGACACCTCGGCGGCGGGAGTTGGTCCGTCTCACCGACACCGTGACGGCCCTGGTGCGCAAGAGTGGCATCCAGGAGGGAATGGTCCTCGTCTCCGCCATGCACATCACCGCGGGCGTCTTCGTCAATGACGACGAGCCCGGTCTCCATGAAGACATCTGGGAGTGGCTCCAGCACCTGGCGCCCGCCGGTCCCGACTACCGCCACCACCGCACGGGCGAGGACAACGGCGACGCCCACCTCAAGTCACTGCTGGTCCACCACCAGGTCATCATCCCCGTCACGGGCGGGAAGCTGGACCTGGGGCCCTGGCAGCAGGTGTTCTACGCCGAGTTCGACGGCCAGCGCCGAAAGCGCGTCATCGTCAAGGTGATGGGCGAATAG
- the dinB gene encoding DNA polymerase IV, whose translation MRAIIHVDMDAFYASVEQRDNPALRGKPLIVGGHAQRGVVVAASYEVRPFGVRSAMPMARATKAAPHALVVKPRFAAYAEASEQVFAIFERYTPLIEPLSLDEAFLDVTASVGLFGTPADIARRIRKEIADELNLPASAGVATAKFVAKIASDLAKPNGQREVRAEETVAFLAGLPVSRLWGVGPKTEEALRLAGLKTIGDVASRDLEWLEDRLGSSGRHLWELSQGIDTREVVPDRAAKSVGAEDTFDEDLVGVDALKPHVHAQALRVARRLRRAALKGRVVQLKLKFADFTLITRRTTLREATDDGQTLYRAALELLDKSHQGKPLRLTGVSVQLDEEPPQLGLFPAAAPRTAKLNAALDKIAERFGSKAITTADIAGSEATDSAEHRSERPVDKGGPKD comes from the coding sequence ATGCGAGCCATCATCCATGTGGACATGGATGCCTTCTATGCATCCGTGGAGCAGCGGGACAACCCGGCCCTGCGGGGCAAGCCGCTCATCGTGGGCGGGCATGCCCAGCGCGGTGTCGTGGTCGCCGCCTCCTACGAGGTGCGCCCGTTCGGCGTGCGCAGCGCCATGCCCATGGCCCGTGCGACGAAGGCCGCGCCCCATGCGCTCGTCGTGAAGCCCCGCTTCGCCGCCTATGCCGAGGCCAGTGAGCAGGTGTTCGCCATCTTCGAACGCTACACGCCGCTCATCGAGCCGCTGTCGCTCGACGAGGCCTTCCTGGACGTGACGGCGTCGGTGGGCCTCTTCGGCACGCCCGCGGACATCGCCCGGCGCATCCGCAAGGAGATTGCCGACGAGTTGAACCTCCCCGCCTCCGCGGGCGTGGCCACGGCGAAGTTCGTGGCGAAGATTGCCTCCGACCTCGCCAAGCCCAATGGCCAGCGGGAGGTGCGCGCCGAGGAGACGGTGGCCTTCCTCGCGGGCCTGCCGGTGTCGCGCCTGTGGGGCGTGGGGCCGAAGACGGAGGAGGCGCTCCGGCTCGCCGGGTTGAAGACGATTGGCGACGTGGCGTCCCGGGATTTGGAGTGGCTGGAAGACAGGCTGGGCTCCAGCGGACGGCACCTGTGGGAGCTGTCCCAGGGCATCGACACGCGCGAGGTGGTGCCGGACCGGGCCGCCAAGAGCGTGGGCGCGGAGGACACCTTCGACGAAGACCTCGTGGGGGTGGACGCGCTCAAGCCGCACGTCCACGCCCAGGCCCTGCGCGTGGCCCGGCGGCTGCGGCGGGCGGCGCTGAAGGGCCGCGTGGTGCAGCTCAAATTGAAGTTCGCGGACTTCACACTCATCACCCGTCGAACCACGCTGCGCGAGGCCACGGATGACGGGCAGACGCTCTACCGCGCGGCGCTGGAGCTGCTGGACAAGTCGCACCAGGGCAAGCCGCTGCGGCTCACCGGCGTCAGCGTGCAGTTGGACGAGGAGCCGCCCCAGTTGGGCCTCTTCCCCGCCGCCGCGCCGCGCACCGCGAAGCTGAACGCGGCGCTGGACAAGATTGCCGAGCGGTTTGGCAGCAAGGCCATCACCACCGCGGACATCGCCGGCAGCGAGGCCACCGACAGCGCCGAACACCGCTCCGAGCGCCCGGTGGACAAGGGCGGGCCCAAGGACTGA
- the pcnB gene encoding polynucleotide adenylyltransferase PcnB: MNSQLELSAHPEEDSASKPVAADEQAPAEIPSIQVATPAEPPPAPADADAEDDDDDEEDDDEVDPAESGLDDAVLGAAEAALAAAEAEDAAEARGEDAEEVPIVLEPEPEPTPDERALHAPHVRPSGEPAEIDPDELDPDALKVVLRLHQHGHQAYMVGGCVRDLLLGRKPKDFDIATSATPNEVRGIFRNCRLIGRRFRLAHVYFKGGKIIEVSTFRANPTELEHAANGGEDEGDGEDLLITHDNVFGTAQQDARRRDFTINGLFYDVAEGRVIDYVRGRRDLDERFIRTIGDPEVRMREDPVRILRAVRFAAKLGLDIESRTYAAMEGAVEDLPRCAPARLLEETFRLIRGGVSAPALKLLDALDALKILLPPVNAYLKQHGKEGEKTFYAFAESLDRRVSAGEALDDAILLAMLLIPISRSTGPEESQEGRPSVSQVVEDLLAGFVQSARLPRRIAERCRMLLLAQRTLSGERRRRSAAFKRHPLFSEALTVFEMTVEATGENREQLEAWKAGEVPQPRAAAADGEESDAGGQRKRRRRRRRRRPSANGSSGESADSSSESGDA; the protein is encoded by the coding sequence ATGAACTCCCAACTGGAGCTGTCGGCGCACCCCGAAGAGGACAGCGCCTCCAAGCCCGTGGCCGCCGACGAGCAGGCCCCCGCTGAAATCCCCTCGATACAGGTCGCCACCCCCGCCGAGCCGCCTCCGGCCCCCGCTGACGCGGATGCCGAGGACGACGACGACGATGAGGAAGATGACGACGAGGTAGACCCGGCCGAGTCGGGCCTGGACGACGCCGTCCTGGGCGCCGCCGAGGCCGCGCTGGCCGCCGCCGAGGCCGAGGACGCCGCCGAGGCCCGGGGCGAGGACGCCGAGGAAGTCCCCATCGTCCTGGAGCCCGAACCGGAGCCGACGCCCGATGAGCGCGCGCTGCACGCGCCCCATGTCCGGCCCAGCGGCGAGCCGGCGGAAATCGACCCCGATGAGCTGGACCCGGACGCCCTCAAGGTGGTGCTCCGCCTGCACCAGCACGGCCATCAGGCGTACATGGTGGGCGGCTGCGTGCGTGACCTGCTGCTGGGGCGCAAGCCGAAGGACTTCGACATCGCCACCAGCGCGACGCCGAACGAGGTGCGCGGCATCTTCCGCAACTGCCGCCTGATTGGCCGGCGCTTCCGGCTGGCGCACGTCTACTTCAAAGGCGGGAAGATCATCGAGGTCTCCACCTTCCGTGCGAATCCGACGGAGCTGGAGCACGCGGCCAACGGCGGTGAGGATGAGGGGGACGGTGAGGACCTGCTCATCACCCACGACAACGTCTTCGGCACCGCGCAGCAGGACGCGCGCCGCCGTGACTTCACCATCAACGGCCTGTTCTACGACGTGGCCGAAGGGCGGGTCATCGATTACGTCCGGGGCCGCCGTGACCTGGATGAGCGCTTCATCCGCACCATTGGCGACCCGGAAGTGCGCATGCGCGAGGACCCGGTGCGCATCCTGCGCGCGGTGCGCTTCGCGGCGAAGCTGGGCCTGGACATCGAGTCGCGGACGTACGCGGCCATGGAAGGCGCGGTGGAGGACCTGCCCCGCTGCGCGCCCGCGCGCCTGCTGGAGGAGACGTTCCGCCTCATCCGCGGCGGTGTGTCCGCGCCGGCGCTGAAGCTGCTGGACGCGCTGGACGCGCTCAAAATCCTCCTGCCGCCCGTCAACGCGTACCTCAAGCAGCACGGCAAGGAAGGGGAGAAGACGTTCTACGCCTTCGCGGAGTCGCTGGACCGGCGCGTGTCCGCGGGCGAGGCGCTGGACGACGCCATCCTCCTGGCGATGTTGCTGATTCCCATCAGCCGCTCGACGGGGCCCGAGGAGTCGCAGGAGGGCCGCCCGTCCGTGTCGCAGGTGGTGGAAGACCTGCTCGCGGGCTTCGTCCAGTCCGCGCGTCTACCGCGCCGCATCGCCGAGCGTTGCCGCATGCTGCTGCTGGCCCAGCGCACCCTGTCCGGTGAGCGCCGTCGTCGCAGCGCGGCCTTCAAGCGGCACCCGCTCTTCAGCGAGGCCCTCACCGTGTTCGAGATGACGGTGGAGGCCACGGGCGAGAATCGCGAGCAGTTGGAGGCGTGGAAGGCCGGCGAGGTGCCGCAGCCGCGTGCCGCCGCCGCGGACGGCGAGGAGTCCGACGCGGGAGGCCAGCGCAAGCGCCGCCGCCGCCGCCGCCGCCGCCGTCCCTCGGCGAACGGCTCGTCCGGTGAGAGCGCCGATTCGTCCTCCGAGTCGGGCGACGCCTGA
- a CDS encoding phosphatase domain-containing protein, whose amino-acid sequence MSLPDRIDPRPPRRIYRWDLDKTYLQTEFDSLRDLVRTAFQKAHQKVAVPGASALIRELSENGDSRLCIVSGSPKQMRAVLEEKLKLDGVRWDEFVLKDNVGNLLRGRFRALRGQVGYKLPAILESRVHAPVEAEEVLFGDDAEADAFIYSLFADLVAGRVDERVLSQVLEAGGVYPDDALRVREAWKKIPVGDPVRRIFIHLDRLTPPAHFTPYGPRVVPIFNYFQAALVLLADGHLTAPQVLKIAVEMVQTAGHNIITLSNSFQDLLRRGLPLQQAAVALSQALEGPNKLLAAMRPMPDILAAFSKRLAALGTPPPPPPVQAVDYVSLIHHALPRNHKGRTKPQ is encoded by the coding sequence GTGAGCTTGCCGGACCGCATCGACCCACGTCCGCCCCGGCGCATCTACCGCTGGGATTTGGACAAGACGTACCTCCAGACGGAGTTCGACTCGCTCCGTGACCTGGTGCGGACGGCATTCCAGAAGGCCCACCAGAAGGTGGCCGTGCCGGGCGCCAGCGCGCTCATCCGCGAGCTGTCGGAGAACGGGGACTCGCGGCTGTGCATCGTCTCCGGCAGTCCGAAGCAGATGCGGGCCGTGCTGGAGGAGAAGCTCAAGCTGGACGGCGTGCGGTGGGACGAGTTCGTCCTCAAGGACAACGTGGGCAACCTGCTGCGCGGCCGTTTTCGGGCCCTGCGCGGGCAGGTGGGCTACAAGCTGCCCGCGATTCTTGAGAGCCGGGTGCATGCGCCGGTGGAGGCGGAGGAAGTCCTCTTCGGTGACGACGCGGAGGCGGACGCGTTCATCTATTCGCTCTTCGCGGACCTGGTGGCGGGCCGCGTGGACGAGCGCGTGTTGTCGCAGGTGCTGGAGGCGGGCGGGGTGTACCCGGACGACGCGCTGCGGGTGCGCGAGGCGTGGAAGAAGATTCCGGTGGGCGACCCGGTGCGCCGCATCTTCATCCACCTGGACAGGCTGACGCCCCCCGCGCACTTCACGCCCTACGGACCGCGCGTGGTGCCCATCTTCAACTACTTCCAGGCCGCGCTGGTGCTGCTGGCGGACGGCCACCTGACGGCACCGCAGGTGCTGAAAATCGCAGTGGAGATGGTGCAGACGGCGGGCCACAACATCATCACCCTGTCCAACTCGTTCCAGGACCTGCTGCGGCGCGGGCTGCCGCTCCAGCAGGCGGCGGTGGCGCTGTCCCAGGCACTGGAGGGGCCCAACAAGCTGCTCGCGGCGATGCGGCCCATGCCGGACATCCTGGCCGCCTTCAGCAAGCGCCTGGCCGCGCTGGGCACGCCGCCGCCCCCCCCGCCGGTGCAGGCGGTGGACTATGTCTCCCTCATCCACCACGCGCTGCCCCGGAACCACAAGGGGCGCACCAAGCCGCAGTAG
- the plsX gene encoding phosphate acyltransferase PlsX, whose translation MVGTQPQPVTIAFDVMGTDHGPAEVVRGAAMLSLESPHIHTLLVGDRTLIDDALAETKHNGERISVQHAADFIGMDEKPGEALARKPNASVAVAARLVAEGEAQALVSAGNTGAGVLACARHFQLIPGVRRAALATVYPTRSVRGAKGDPFSLILDVGATVEATADDLVTFAVMGSAYARIISQNERPKVALLSNGIEPQKGPPRVVEAHARLSEMKDIHFIGNVEGIDIPKGTADVIVTDGFVGNVCLKMLEGVHDTVVELAQYAYKESLRWRAGLAMLSSGIQRIKDITDWNQYGGAPILGFDKIFIKAHGRSKSWAIANAGKVAAKVVSNNLGAAIREGLKK comes from the coding sequence ATGGTGGGGACGCAGCCGCAGCCAGTGACGATTGCCTTCGATGTCATGGGAACGGACCACGGCCCGGCCGAGGTGGTCCGGGGAGCGGCGATGCTGTCGCTCGAGTCCCCCCACATCCACACGCTCCTGGTGGGGGACCGCACCCTCATCGACGACGCGCTGGCGGAGACGAAGCACAACGGCGAGCGCATCTCCGTGCAGCACGCGGCGGACTTCATCGGCATGGACGAGAAGCCAGGCGAGGCGCTGGCGCGCAAGCCGAACGCGTCCGTGGCGGTGGCCGCGCGGCTGGTGGCGGAGGGCGAGGCGCAGGCGCTGGTGTCCGCGGGCAACACGGGCGCGGGCGTGCTGGCGTGTGCCCGGCACTTCCAGCTCATTCCCGGCGTGCGGCGCGCGGCGCTGGCCACGGTGTACCCGACGCGCTCGGTGCGCGGCGCGAAGGGGGACCCGTTCTCCCTCATCCTGGACGTGGGCGCCACGGTGGAGGCCACCGCGGATGACCTGGTGACGTTCGCGGTGATGGGCTCCGCCTACGCGCGCATCATCTCCCAGAACGAGCGCCCCAAGGTGGCGCTCCTGTCCAACGGCATCGAGCCGCAGAAGGGCCCGCCCCGCGTGGTGGAGGCCCATGCCCGCCTGTCGGAGATGAAGGACATCCACTTCATCGGCAACGTGGAGGGCATCGACATCCCGAAGGGCACCGCGGACGTCATCGTCACCGACGGCTTCGTGGGCAACGTCTGCCTGAAGATGCTGGAGGGCGTCCACGACACGGTGGTGGAGCTGGCCCAGTACGCCTACAAGGAGAGCCTGCGGTGGCGCGCGGGGCTCGCGATGCTGTCCAGCGGCATCCAGCGCATCAAGGACATCACCGACTGGAACCAGTACGGCGGGGCCCCCATCCTGGGGTTCGATAAAATCTTCATCAAGGCACACGGGCGTTCGAAGTCGTGGGCCATCGCCAACGCGGGCAAGGTCGCGGCGAAGGTGGTGTCGAACAACCTGGGCGCCGCCATCCGGGAAGGCCTGAAGAAGTGA